The Deinococcus aquiradiocola genome contains a region encoding:
- a CDS encoding HD domain-containing phosphohydrolase, with protein sequence MSAAQNISRIDLSNILKRNSIGSNAYFSDPGRCIEGLLDRVTDLIENDEYLQAEAGVGDAISLSVFSKRPELEARSKNLLSYLMDLQGDYKSALGLLEDSLGIFTRLGDLRGRAVCLGNIGGIRAGMNQFDAAMEYLRQALNASETLGDERLSAGILLNIGRNYSESGFEESGLTYFQEARSRAETIDNADMVLACLVNESDALINLGRREESLGILEYSRDFSVLHNNAHTHIVTVINLGRYSEKFGSTTDAVRYFAQARDLARSLEYAEGELNAALNLGRVNVDGGDAPAAAEQLLEALRLAVQLDRPNSRRDAHLHLSRLYKREGELALALEHFEAYHTEERALFSAERDKTTRTLMMQFDVERAQTQARAERESREHAERLQAEAEAQVRERTAELEQAQMEVVGRLAMAAEFRDDATGEHTRRVGVGSALIAETLGLSRGFVETLQVAARLHDVGKLGIPDAVLLKAGKLTVAEFEDMKRHTTIGARLLSGGRSEVLDMARQIALTHHERWDGNGYPHGLTGTEIPLVGRIVALADVFDALVHRRPYKAAWAKSEALAELARQRGRHFDPELTDAALKVFGSGRYEAALLAEDRPVLPVPGTGADAVGWEVEALRVQYEALLAARTAELEAARALAEGQVAALRVAAFTDALTGLHNRRAFEADVQTFAEEAQESGRTLGVISLDLDDLKRVNDSGGHASGDALIMAVAGLLRAQFEPVGRVYRMGGDEFAVLLWSDAQLDGTALAGDVARLEGDLGALGFVSSLSAGVACWPQDADDAGSLLRLSDERMYAQKRTRKGQEGTGPA encoded by the coding sequence ATGTCGGCCGCTCAGAATATTTCGAGGATCGACCTCTCGAATATCCTGAAACGGAACAGCATCGGGAGCAACGCCTACTTCAGCGACCCCGGCCGCTGCATCGAAGGCCTGCTGGACCGGGTCACGGACCTCATCGAGAACGACGAGTACCTTCAGGCGGAAGCGGGTGTCGGCGACGCCATCTCGCTCTCCGTCTTCTCGAAACGGCCCGAGCTGGAAGCCCGGTCGAAGAATCTGCTGTCGTACCTCATGGACCTGCAGGGCGACTACAAGTCGGCCCTCGGCCTCCTGGAGGACTCCCTGGGGATCTTCACGCGGCTGGGGGACCTGCGGGGCCGGGCCGTGTGCCTCGGCAACATCGGCGGCATCCGCGCCGGCATGAACCAGTTCGACGCGGCGATGGAGTACCTGCGGCAGGCCCTGAACGCGTCCGAGACGCTCGGTGACGAGCGGCTGTCGGCGGGCATCCTGCTGAACATCGGCCGGAACTACAGCGAGTCCGGCTTCGAGGAAAGCGGCCTCACGTACTTTCAGGAGGCGCGCAGCCGGGCCGAAACGATCGACAACGCCGACATGGTGCTCGCCTGCCTCGTCAACGAGAGCGACGCGCTCATCAACCTGGGGCGCAGGGAGGAGTCGCTCGGCATCCTCGAATACTCCAGGGACTTCTCGGTGCTGCACAACAACGCGCACACCCACATCGTCACGGTCATCAACCTGGGCCGGTATTCCGAGAAGTTCGGGTCCACGACCGACGCCGTCCGTTACTTCGCGCAGGCGCGCGACCTCGCGCGCAGCCTCGAGTACGCGGAAGGGGAACTGAACGCGGCACTGAACCTGGGCCGCGTGAACGTGGACGGCGGGGACGCGCCGGCAGCGGCGGAACAGCTGCTGGAGGCACTGCGGCTGGCGGTGCAGCTGGACCGGCCGAACAGTCGGCGGGACGCGCACCTGCACCTCTCGCGCCTGTACAAGCGCGAGGGGGAGCTGGCGCTGGCGCTGGAGCACTTCGAGGCGTACCACACCGAGGAGCGCGCCCTGTTCAGCGCGGAGCGCGACAAGACCACGCGGACCCTGATGATGCAGTTCGACGTGGAACGCGCGCAGACGCAGGCCCGCGCGGAACGCGAGAGCCGCGAGCACGCCGAGCGCCTGCAGGCAGAAGCGGAAGCGCAGGTGCGTGAACGCACCGCCGAACTGGAGCAGGCGCAGATGGAGGTCGTGGGGCGCCTCGCGATGGCCGCCGAATTCCGGGACGACGCGACCGGCGAGCACACGCGGCGCGTGGGGGTAGGGTCGGCGTTGATCGCGGAGACGCTGGGCCTGTCGAGGGGCTTCGTGGAGACGCTGCAGGTCGCGGCGCGCCTGCACGACGTGGGCAAGCTCGGCATTCCGGACGCGGTCCTGCTCAAGGCGGGCAAGCTGACGGTCGCGGAGTTCGAGGACATGAAGCGGCACACGACGATCGGAGCGCGGCTGCTGTCGGGCGGGCGGAGCGAGGTGCTGGACATGGCGCGGCAGATCGCGCTCACGCACCACGAACGCTGGGACGGGAACGGCTACCCGCACGGCCTGACCGGCACGGAGATTCCGCTGGTGGGCCGCATCGTGGCGCTGGCGGACGTGTTCGACGCGCTGGTGCACCGGCGGCCGTACAAGGCCGCGTGGGCGAAGTCCGAGGCGCTGGCGGAACTGGCGCGGCAGCGTGGACGGCACTTCGATCCGGAGTTGACGGACGCGGCCCTGAAGGTGTTCGGGAGCGGGCGGTACGAGGCGGCCCTGCTGGCAGAGGACCGCCCGGTGCTGCCCGTGCCGGGCACGGGCGCGGACGCGGTCGGCTGGGAGGTGGAGGCGCTGCGCGTGCAGTACGAGGCGCTGCTCGCGGCACGCACGGCCGAGCTGGAGGCGGCGCGCGCCCTGGCCGAGGGGCAGGTGGCGGCGCTGCGGGTGGCGGCATTCACGGACGCCCTGACGGGCCTGCACAACCGCCGGGCCTTCGAGGCGGACGTGCAGACCTTCGCGGAGGAAGCGCAGGAGTCCGGGCGGACGCTGGGCGTGATCTCGCTGGACCTGGACGACCTGAAGCGCGTGAACGACTCGGGCGGGCACGCGTCCGGCGACGCGCTCATCATGGCCGTGGCGGGCCTGCTGCGCGCGCAGTTCGAGCCGGTGGGGCGCGTGTACCGCATGGGCGGGGACGAGTTCGCGGTGCTGCTGTGGAGCGACGCGCAGCTGGACGGCACGGCGCTGGCGGGAGACGTGGCGCGGCTGGAGGGGGACCTTGGCGCGCTGGGGTTCGTGTCTTCGCTCAGTGCGGGCGTGGCGTGCTGGCCGCAGGACGCGGACGACGCGGGCAGCCTGCTGCGGCTGAGCGACGAACGGATGTACGCGCAGAAACGCACCCGGAAGGGCCAGGAAGGCACCGGCCCGGCCTGA
- a CDS encoding S8 family serine peptidase: protein MVHRHEQRSRLQSRNLIQGRDITPRTVGTLFATVTLALLVGCGSGTPTATPTTGTPTGPTVPAQPAPVAAPVVLNTDGQAVGVPTASYPYAVTVRTVRGDTPESLQQAYDARIVSFQPSDGFALLATKTTALPSDPARDPVVEKNANTINGGGMTAHISAKTKVWLTGGLQAWTTAKTKVWLTGQYMPVPENTNLWKQVNLEAAQAAATTLGAGVKVAVIDTGIDPAHPAFEGALAPKNEWHDFYDDDADPTDVGTLGQGGYGHGTSTAGIVLQVAPKATILPLRALGPDGGGDVLSIARAIDWAVARGSNIINLSLGSSDRSTAIQSAIDRAGKAGVLVVAAAGNDNRKALNYPAADAYRSFFTLSVGSVNGADVKSDFSNYGAALELTAPGEEVYGPAPGKNAQGDWNMAAWSGTSMSAPMVSGALALELSLVGAQRNTIVTAYQKARLLHTTAEIEDIAGNKPYKELLGKGRLDIRQYVYGR, encoded by the coding sequence ATGGTGCATCGACACGAGCAGCGTTCACGACTTCAGAGCCGGAACCTCATCCAGGGCCGTGATATCACGCCCCGCACTGTCGGCACACTGTTCGCCACCGTCACGCTCGCACTGCTGGTCGGCTGTGGGTCCGGCACGCCCACCGCCACGCCCACCACCGGCACGCCCACCGGCCCGACCGTCCCGGCGCAGCCCGCGCCCGTCGCGGCTCCGGTGGTCCTGAACACCGACGGTCAGGCGGTCGGCGTGCCCACCGCCAGCTACCCGTACGCCGTGACCGTCAGGACCGTACGGGGCGACACGCCCGAATCGCTGCAGCAGGCATACGACGCGCGCATCGTGTCGTTCCAGCCCTCGGACGGCTTCGCGCTGCTCGCCACCAAAACCACGGCGCTGCCCAGCGACCCCGCGCGCGACCCCGTCGTCGAGAAGAACGCCAACACCATCAACGGCGGCGGCATGACGGCCCACATCAGCGCCAAGACCAAGGTCTGGCTGACGGGCGGCCTGCAGGCCTGGACCACCGCCAAGACCAAGGTCTGGCTGACAGGCCAGTACATGCCCGTCCCGGAAAACACCAACCTCTGGAAGCAGGTGAACCTCGAGGCGGCGCAGGCGGCAGCCACGACCCTCGGGGCGGGCGTGAAGGTCGCCGTCATCGACACCGGCATCGACCCCGCCCACCCGGCCTTCGAGGGCGCGCTGGCCCCGAAAAACGAGTGGCACGACTTCTACGACGACGACGCGGACCCCACCGACGTCGGCACGCTCGGGCAGGGCGGTTACGGGCACGGGACGAGCACGGCGGGTATCGTGCTGCAGGTCGCGCCGAAAGCGACGATCCTGCCGCTGCGTGCCCTCGGGCCGGACGGCGGCGGGGACGTGCTGAGCATCGCGCGGGCCATCGACTGGGCCGTCGCGCGCGGCTCGAACATCATCAACCTCAGCCTCGGCAGCAGCGACCGTTCCACCGCCATCCAGAGTGCCATCGACCGCGCCGGTAAGGCAGGCGTGCTCGTGGTGGCCGCCGCAGGCAACGACAACCGCAAGGCCCTCAACTATCCGGCCGCCGACGCGTACCGCAGTTTCTTCACGCTCAGCGTGGGCAGCGTGAACGGCGCCGACGTGAAATCCGACTTCTCCAACTACGGCGCGGCCCTGGAACTCACGGCACCCGGCGAGGAAGTGTACGGTCCTGCCCCCGGCAAGAACGCGCAGGGGGACTGGAACATGGCCGCCTGGAGCGGCACCAGCATGAGCGCCCCCATGGTGAGCGGCGCGCTCGCACTGGAACTGTCGCTGGTCGGCGCGCAGCGCAACACCATCGTCACCGCGTACCAGAAGGCCCGCCTGCTGCACACCACCGCCGAGATCGAGGACATCGCGGGCAACAAACCGTACAAGGAGCTGCTCGGGAAGGGACGACTGGACATAAGACAGTACGTCTACGGCCGATAA
- a CDS encoding MMPL family transporter, which yields MRPLASVVTRRPWLVLLVWALAVLACIPFASRAPARLSADPGSLTDSESARVTALLKDRFGERDTNTVLLLVRSDRPENDPRFRADYARFVAGLEGVPGVTRVTRYDAIRAYHVTSDDGRETLSLAQIPLREGASEALRSLRNYVAREHPAGFTVHVTGGQAIADDFTGYAESDTKRSELTALPLTGVVLLVVFGALVATGLPLAMSVLSITVAMAGLYGLTTFTAVSTFAQSVVTLLGLGAGIDYALLMVNRFREELKRDGDAPRAAERTVMTAGRSVAFSGLTVAIAMAALIIPPLSFVRSMGFGGVLVVLLTVLSSVTALPACFALLGERVNSPRLLRLNWSQNAGASAAWTAFARRVTARPWVAVVSCTAVLLTLASPAVQLKTGYAGAFGLTPGVESRDALQDVQRLGAGGLLSNFEVVLNLGDRRYGPESRGTFRRVVTDLRALPGVRAVLSPFVQASDLGGAGGTDALGQIATLTRRSVSADRHLLRVTVIPDRYLRADQIDPFERRLRASLDRSGLPYLLGGAPVGEREFTRALTRATPVAVGVVFAATFVLLMIAFRSLVIPLKSIVMNSLTVGAAYGVVVLVVQRGVGSHLLGIPDGVGVLDSSLPLLLFAVLFGLSMDYEIFLLSRVQEEYLRGASNDEAIVLAVGRTARIITSAAAIMFIVFCAFVVGRVVVNKSIGLGLAVAVLLDATLVRLVLVPGLLKLAGRWNWWLPAWLDRLLPRFTLDH from the coding sequence GCGACCGCCCCGAGAACGACCCGCGCTTCCGGGCGGACTACGCGCGGTTCGTGGCGGGGCTGGAGGGCGTGCCGGGCGTGACGCGCGTCACGCGGTACGACGCGATCCGCGCGTATCACGTGACCAGCGACGACGGGCGCGAGACGCTGTCGCTCGCGCAGATTCCGTTGCGGGAGGGCGCGTCCGAGGCGCTGCGGTCCCTGCGGAATTACGTGGCGCGGGAGCATCCGGCGGGCTTCACGGTGCACGTGACGGGCGGGCAGGCCATCGCGGACGATTTCACGGGGTACGCGGAGTCCGACACCAAACGCAGCGAACTGACGGCCCTGCCGCTGACGGGCGTGGTGCTGCTGGTGGTGTTCGGGGCGCTCGTCGCGACCGGGTTGCCGCTCGCCATGAGCGTCCTGAGCATCACGGTCGCCATGGCGGGCCTGTACGGCCTGACGACCTTCACGGCCGTGTCGACGTTCGCGCAGAGTGTCGTGACCCTGCTCGGCCTGGGGGCCGGCATCGATTACGCGCTGCTGATGGTGAACCGCTTCCGGGAGGAGCTGAAGCGGGACGGGGACGCGCCGCGCGCGGCGGAACGCACGGTGATGACGGCGGGCCGCAGCGTGGCGTTCAGTGGCCTGACGGTCGCCATCGCCATGGCGGCCCTGATCATTCCGCCGCTGTCGTTCGTGCGCAGCATGGGGTTCGGGGGGGTGCTGGTGGTGCTGCTGACGGTCCTGAGCAGCGTCACGGCGCTCCCCGCGTGCTTCGCGCTGCTGGGTGAGCGCGTGAACAGTCCGCGCCTGCTGCGCCTGAACTGGAGTCAGAATGCCGGGGCGAGTGCCGCGTGGACGGCGTTCGCGCGGCGCGTCACGGCGCGCCCGTGGGTGGCGGTCGTGTCGTGCACGGCCGTCCTGCTGACGCTCGCGTCACCGGCCGTGCAGCTGAAGACCGGATACGCGGGCGCGTTCGGTCTGACGCCCGGCGTGGAGTCCCGTGACGCGCTGCAGGACGTGCAGCGGCTCGGGGCGGGCGGCCTGCTCTCGAATTTCGAGGTCGTCCTGAACCTCGGGGACCGCCGGTACGGGCCGGAGTCGCGCGGCACGTTCCGGCGGGTCGTGACGGACCTGCGGGCCCTGCCGGGCGTGCGGGCCGTCCTGTCGCCGTTCGTGCAGGCGAGTGACCTGGGCGGCGCGGGCGGCACGGACGCGCTCGGGCAGATCGCGACCCTCACGCGCCGCAGCGTGAGTGCCGACCGGCACCTGCTGCGCGTGACGGTCATCCCGGACCGGTACCTGCGGGCCGACCAGATCGATCCCTTCGAGCGGCGCCTGCGTGCGAGCCTGGACCGGAGTGGCCTGCCGTACCTGCTGGGCGGCGCGCCCGTCGGGGAGCGCGAGTTCACGCGGGCGCTCACGCGGGCGACGCCCGTCGCGGTGGGCGTGGTGTTCGCCGCGACCTTCGTGCTGCTGATGATCGCCTTTCGCAGCCTCGTGATTCCGCTCAAGAGCATCGTCATGAACAGCCTCACGGTGGGCGCGGCGTACGGCGTGGTGGTGCTGGTGGTGCAGCGCGGCGTGGGTTCGCACCTGCTCGGCATTCCGGACGGGGTGGGCGTGCTCGACAGTTCCCTGCCGCTGCTGCTGTTCGCGGTGCTGTTCGGGCTGAGCATGGATTACGAGATCTTTCTGCTGTCGCGTGTACAGGAAGAGTACCTGCGCGGTGCGAGCAACGACGAGGCGATCGTGCTGGCGGTGGGGCGGACGGCGCGCATCATCACAAGTGCGGCCGCAATCATGTTCATCGTGTTCTGCGCGTTCGTGGTGGGGCGGGTCGTGGTGAACAAGAGCATCGGGCTGGGCCTCGCGGTGGCCGTGCTGCTCGATGCGACGCTGGTGCGCCTGGTGCTGGTGCCGGGCCTGCTGAAGCTCGCGGGCCGCTGGAACTGGTGGCTGCCCGCGTGGCTGGACCGGCTGCTGCCCCGCTTCACGCTCGATCACTGA